One genomic region from Phragmites australis chromosome 1, lpPhrAust1.1, whole genome shotgun sequence encodes:
- the LOC133917951 gene encoding auxin-responsive protein IAA5-like produces the protein MSPPLEPHDYIGLSAAAPPTPTSSSSSSSSSPAPRLTLRLGLPGFESPDRGRDCSEDVAATLTLGPLPAPPKTAATSKRSYPDSSAHHAGSSVAGAAARTGEDKAPPAAPPAAKAQVVGWPPVRNYRKNTLAATVSKSKGAVEEGASGGGPMYVKVSMDGAPYLRKVDLKMYSSYEDLSMALQKMFSCFITGQSGLRKSSSKDRLTDGSKADALQDQEYVLTYEDKDADWMLVGDLPWDLFTTICRKLKIMRGSDAAGIAPRSLELTSQNK, from the exons ATGTCGCCGCCCCTCGAGCCCCACGACTACATCggcctctccgccgccgcgccgccgaccccgacctcctcctcctcctcctcctcgtcctcccccGCGCCCCGCCTCACCctccgcctcggcctcccgggCTTCGAGTCCCCTGACCGCGGCCGCGACTGCTCCGAGGACGTCGCCGCCACTCTCACCCTCGGCCCCCTACCGGCTCCCCCCAAgaccgccgccacctccaagCGCTCCTACCCTGACTCCTCCGCCCACCACGCCGGCTCATCAGTTGCGGGCGCCGCCGCCAGGACCGGCGAGGACAAGGCGCCCCCCGCAGCGCCGCCGGCCGCCAA GGCGCAGGTGGTGGGATGGCCGCCAGTGCGGAACTATCGGAAGAACACCCTCGCCGCGACCGTCTCCAAGAGCAaaggggcggtggaggagggcgcGTCCGGAGGTGGGCCGATGTATGTGAAGGTGAGCATGGATGGCGCCCCGTACCTCAGGAAGGTCGACCTCAAGATGTACTCCAGCTACGAGGACCTCTCCATGGCGCTCCAGAAGATGTTCAGCTGCTTCATTACTG GTCAAAGCGGTCTACGCAAATCATCAAGCAAAGACAGGCTTACTGATGGTTCAAAGGCGGATGCCCTCCAAGACCAAGAGTACGTCCTTACATATGAAGATAAGGACGCTGACTGGATGCTTGTTGGTGATCTTCCTTGGGA TTTATTTACCACTATCTGCcgaaaattgaaaataatgagAGGATCTGATGCTGCTGGAATAG CTCCAAGATCACTAGAGCTGACAAGTCAGAACAAATAA